One Nicotiana tomentosiformis chromosome 4, ASM39032v3, whole genome shotgun sequence genomic window carries:
- the LOC104109941 gene encoding probable calcium-binding protein CML44: protein MSMLNEKHIQRIFDKLDEDGDGLVSLGELKGLLDKIGACTDLDELHSLVGKTSLNFIDFSLFYEAMVKKNNGDEKRKEDNNLEDDLVEAFKVFDLNGDGFISCEELQKVLSRLGLRDEKEGSDCKSMIHMYDTNLDGVLDYDEFKNMMLVSNSEGIPNL, encoded by the coding sequence ATGTCTATGTTAAACGAAAAACACATCCAAAGGATTTTCGACAAGCTTGATGAAGATGGTGATGGATTAGTAAGTTTAGGTGAACTCAAAGGCCTTCTTGATAAGATTGGAGCTTGTACAGATCTTGACGAGCTCCATTCTTTGGTAGGAAAAACGAGCCTAAACTTCATTGACTTCTCCCTCTTTTACGAGGCGATGGTGAAGAAAAATAATGGGGATGAAAAGAGAAAAGAGGACAATAATTTGGAAGATGATCTTGTTGAAGCATTCAAGGTGTTTGATTTGAATGGAGATGGTTTTATTTCTTGTGAGGAGCTTCAAAAAGTTTTGTCAAGATTAGGGTTAAGGGATGAGAAAGAAGGAAGTGATTGTAAAAGCATGATTCATATGTATGATACTAACCTTGATGGAGTTCTTGATTATGACGAGTTCAAGAACATGATGTTGGTTTCTAATTCTGAGGGTATTCCTAATTTGTAA
- the LOC104109940 gene encoding probable calcium-binding protein CML44, translating to MSPINSINLPRIFSKLDNNGDGLVSLNELKGFLDTIGINSSQEELELLVGKTSLDSIDFFLFYDAITKAYIKESKRENIFLENDLQKVFRVFDLNGDGFISCEELQSALSRLGLWDEQCGKDCMSMINVYDTNSDGKLDFEEFKDMMFDN from the coding sequence ATGTCTCCAATCAACTCCATTAATCTGCCAAGGATCTTCTCAAAACTTGACAATAATGGTGATGGACTGGTGAGCCTCAACGAGCTAAAGGGATTTCTCGATACCATAGGcattaattcaagccaagaaGAGCTTGAGTTGCTTGTTGGGAAAACAAGCCTCGACTCCATTGATTTTTTCCTCTTCTATGATGCCATCACAAAGGCATATATTAAAGAAAGCAAGcgcgaaaatattttcttggaaaatgacTTACAGAAAGTCTTTAGAGTATTCGATTTGAATGGTGATGGATTTATATCTTGTGAGGAGCTGCAGAGTGCATTGTCAAGATTAGGATTGTGGGATGAGCAATGTGGGAAAGATTGCATGAGCATGATTAATGTTTATGATACTAATTCAGATGGGAAGCTTGATTTTGAGGAGTTTAAGGATATGATGTTTGATAATTAA